One segment of Gemmatimonadota bacterium DNA contains the following:
- a CDS encoding type II glyceraldehyde-3-phosphate dehydrogenase, producing the protein MIRVAVNGYGVIGRRVADAVVLQADMELVGVADVATDWRGRIAARRGFPLFAATTTAHTEMIARGFEPRGDLDALLDVADIVVDCTPKGVDAGNKPRYEQAGIRAIFQGGSAHELAGHSFVASANYSSALDRRMTRVVSCNTTATVRTLFALQQAGLLRRARGVLVRRATDPWESHRGGILNTMVPEPDIPSHQGPDAKTVIPGLDVITMASKSPQNVAHLHHWMVDLTRIASRDEVLAAFRAVPRIAFVRVDDGVEALNVTAEIMKEIGRPRGDMWEVAIWEDILAVEGQELLYAYQVDNQAIVVPETIDAIRALMGTERDASRSIRMTNEALGVCQEFP; encoded by the coding sequence GTGATCAGAGTTGCCGTCAATGGATATGGCGTGATCGGTCGCCGCGTGGCGGACGCAGTGGTGCTGCAAGCCGACATGGAGCTGGTGGGGGTCGCCGATGTGGCGACCGATTGGCGTGGTCGCATCGCGGCCCGCCGGGGTTTCCCACTGTTTGCGGCCACGACCACTGCGCACACCGAGATGATCGCCCGCGGATTTGAACCCCGCGGCGATCTCGATGCCCTGCTCGACGTGGCCGACATCGTCGTGGATTGCACGCCGAAAGGTGTGGATGCCGGCAACAAGCCTCGGTATGAGCAGGCAGGAATCCGAGCCATCTTTCAGGGTGGTTCAGCGCATGAGCTCGCAGGTCACAGCTTCGTGGCGAGCGCCAACTACAGTTCCGCACTCGATCGCCGAATGACCCGCGTGGTGTCGTGCAACACCACGGCCACGGTGCGCACGTTGTTCGCGCTGCAGCAGGCAGGGCTTCTCCGACGCGCGCGAGGTGTGCTGGTGCGGAGAGCCACCGATCCTTGGGAGAGCCATCGGGGAGGCATCCTGAATACGATGGTTCCGGAGCCGGACATTCCGAGCCACCAAGGGCCCGACGCGAAGACCGTGATCCCAGGGCTCGACGTCATCACGATGGCATCGAAATCCCCGCAGAATGTCGCCCACCTGCACCATTGGATGGTTGATCTCACTCGCATTGCGAGTCGGGATGAAGTGCTCGCCGCGTTTCGAGCGGTCCCGCGGATCGCCTTCGTCCGGGTTGATGATGGGGTCGAGGCGCTCAATGTCACCGCCGAGATCATGAAGGAAATCGGACGGCCACGGGGTGACATGTGGGAGGTGGCAATCTGGGAAGACATCCTGGCGGTGGAGGGTCAGGAACTCCTCTATGCGTATCAAGTGGATAATCAGGCCATCGTGGTCCCCGAGACCATCGATGCAATCCGTGCCCTCATGGGGACGGAGCGGGACGCCAGTCGGTCCATCCGGATGACGAATGAGGCCCTGGGCGTCTGCCAGGAGTTCCCATGA